One region of Miscanthus floridulus cultivar M001 chromosome 19, ASM1932011v1, whole genome shotgun sequence genomic DNA includes:
- the LOC136527950 gene encoding histone H1-like, translating into MATVTEEVAPAVAVVEEPAPEKAAEGKEVVETPEKAEEGGEGKKAAAEKEKKARKPRSRKPKSAGPHHPPYFEMIKEAILSQDGGKVGASPYAIAKHMEEKHRDELPPNYRKVLAVQLRGFAAKGRLVKVKASFKLAASEEKKASSAAAKTKKAAASTPTLTRRKRPAAAAAAPAKKKTAPAAAAPREARKARAKRARKVAPAPAQPKPKSARAAGKKANKASA; encoded by the exons ATGGCCACCGTGACTGAGGAAGTTGCTccggccgtcgccgtcgtcgaggAGCCCGCGCCTGAGAAGGCGGCGGaggggaaggaggtggtggagacGCCTGAGAAGGCGGAGGAGGGCGGCGAGGGGAAGAAGGCAGCCGccgaaaaggagaagaaggcgaGGAAGCCGCGGAGCAGGAAGCCCAAGTCCGCCGGGCCGCACCACCCGCCCTACTTCGAG ATGATCAAGGAGGCGATCCTGTCGCAGGACGGCGGCAAGGTCGGGGCGAGCCCGTACGCGATCGCCAAGCACATGGAGGAGAAGCACCGGGACGAGCTCCCGCCCAACTACCGCAAGGTGCTGGCCGTGCAGCTGCGCGGGTTCGCCGCCAAGGGCCGCCTCGTCAAGGTCAAGGCCTCGTTCAAGCTCGCCGCTTCcgaggagaagaaggcctcctcCGCGGCCGCCAAGACGAAGAAGGCTGCTGCGTCGACGCCGACGCTGACCAGACGCAAGAggcccgcggccgccgccgcggcgccggccAAAAAGAAGACGGCGCCCGCAGCAGCTGCGCCCAGGGAGGCACGGAAGGCGCGCGCCAAGCGGGCGAGGAAGGTCGCCCCCGCGCCCGCGCAGCCCAAGCCCAAGTCCGCCCGCGCCGCTGGCAAGAAGGCCAACAAGGCCAGCGCCTGA